The bacterium genome window below encodes:
- a CDS encoding cytochrome c-type biogenesis protein, with translation MRRARAGRGTAGLIAAAIVVGLIASAAAAATLDDRVYAVARQLLCPVCQGQTVAESDATVALEMRTIIRQKLEAGETPDQILRYFVGQFGESVLAEPPRRGVSWLLYLGPFAALVAGFAIAAVAIRRWTGGAPAAPPSPPAGMDPSDLERLARDLDMRDR, from the coding sequence ATGCGTAGAGCCCGTGCGGGGCGCGGCACTGCCGGCCTGATCGCAGCGGCGATCGTCGTTGGCCTGATCGCGTCGGCGGCGGCGGCGGCGACGCTCGACGACCGCGTGTACGCCGTGGCGCGGCAGCTGCTCTGCCCGGTCTGCCAGGGGCAGACCGTCGCGGAGAGCGATGCCACGGTCGCGCTGGAGATGCGGACGATCATCCGGCAGAAGCTCGAGGCCGGCGAGACGCCCGACCAGATCCTCCGCTACTTCGTCGGTCAGTTCGGCGAGAGCGTGCTCGCGGAGCCGCCGCGGCGCGGCGTCTCGTGGCTCCTGTACCTCGGCCCCTTCGCGGCGCTCGTGGCCGGATTCGCGATCGCCGCGGTCGCGATTCGCCGGTGGACCGGCGGCGCCCCGGCGGCACCCCCGTCGCCTCCTGCGGGGATGGATCCCTCCGACCTCGAGCGGCTGGCCCGGGATCTCGACATGCGCGACCGGTAA
- a CDS encoding YerC/YecD family TrpR-related protein, giving the protein MVNPKLRSPLTDTLFRAVLQLRTVEECYRFFEDLCTIGEVKALAQRFAVARMLHAGRTYQEIEARTGASSATISRVRRFLTYGADGYALILGRLGRGEAAPRKRGPGGARRGDA; this is encoded by the coding sequence GTGGTGAATCCGAAACTTCGGAGTCCGCTGACCGACACACTGTTTCGCGCCGTGTTGCAGCTGCGTACGGTGGAGGAGTGCTACCGCTTCTTCGAGGACCTTTGCACGATCGGCGAGGTCAAAGCGCTCGCCCAGCGTTTCGCCGTCGCGCGCATGTTGCACGCCGGGCGGACCTATCAGGAGATCGAGGCGCGCACGGGCGCGTCCTCGGCGACGATCAGCCGCGTGCGCCGGTTTTTGACCTATGGGGCGGACGGGTACGCGCTCATCCTCGGCCGCCTCGGCCGGGGAGAGGCGGCGCCGCGGAAGCGCGGTCCCGGCGGCGCGCGTCGGGGCGATGCGTAG